CCCAATAGTGCTACACCTTCGCTGTGCCATAGCCATTCCCCGGGAAAGGAGACACGGTATCCATGAAGTGTTTCACTCGGGCCAGCAGGTTTGCCATCCCTCTGCATTGATGATTGCGCGTGATGGTTTCATGTAACTTGTGCCATAGCCGTTCTATGTGATTAACCCAAGGGCTGTAAACTGGCTGGAACACCAGGCAGAACTTGGGATTCTTCTTCAACCATCGCTCGGTCTGTTTGCTTTTGTGAATGATGTAGTTATCGAGGATCAACGTGATGGTTTTGGCTCGTCGGTAGTGGTGG
The DNA window shown above is from Marinifilum sp. JC120 and carries:
- a CDS encoding IS630-like element ISAhy2 family transposase; translation: KRVVTPGQNAKHYLAGVLHAGNGRVLYVSGIKKNSSLFIAMLEKLRHHYRRAKTITLILDNYIIHKSKQTERWLKKNPKFCLVFQPVYSPWVNHIERLWHKLHETITRNHQCRGMANLLARVKHFMDTVSPFPGNGYGTAKV